In Hahella sp. KA22, one genomic interval encodes:
- a CDS encoding disulfide bond formation protein B, producing MPAWLTNRTIYFLCFLAIAGLMGFAFYLQYVEDLEPCPLCMAQRIAFVLAGLVFLAAALHNPKNMGATVYTLLGWVTTLGGAALATRQLWLQSLPADQVPACGPGLEYMLQAFPFSEVLTMMLTGTGECAEVQWTFLGLSIPGWTLIAFIGFTAAWGFTWVRRAR from the coding sequence ATGCCCGCATGGCTCACTAACCGAACGATTTACTTCCTGTGTTTTCTGGCGATCGCCGGATTAATGGGATTCGCTTTTTACCTGCAGTACGTGGAAGATCTCGAGCCTTGTCCATTGTGTATGGCGCAGCGCATCGCGTTCGTGCTGGCGGGATTGGTGTTTCTGGCGGCCGCGCTGCATAACCCCAAAAATATGGGAGCCACGGTTTACACGCTGCTGGGCTGGGTGACGACGCTGGGCGGCGCGGCGTTGGCGACGCGTCAGTTATGGTTGCAGAGCCTGCCGGCGGATCAGGTGCCTGCTTGCGGGCCCGGTTTAGAGTATATGTTACAGGCTTTTCCGTTCTCGGAAGTATTGACGATGATGCTGACTGGCACTGGCGAATGCGCTGAGGTGCAGTGGACGTTTTTGGGCTTGAGCATTCCAGGTTGGACGCTGATCGCCTTCATCGGATTTACCGCTGCCTGGGGCTTTACCTGGGTGCGCAGAGCGCGCTGA
- a CDS encoding bifunctional diguanylate cyclase/phosphodiesterase, with the protein MSEHVGQSLMNPDQSGVRAVSCTEDNVDVLAVVKSHCDFLWLQHLTAAESDIQLHWCNSIPMAMDILRKRKFDMVLWEENQFDGDKDSFLRILSHHADAPVVALGPFAEERHARGLILAGAADYLCKSSLNAPLLVRALRRAWYRELFRLDFEMREQLDSLTGILDRARFYDRLHQAILRAERVKHRVGLIFVNVDEFRTVNQSLGYRAGDILIKMMAARLRQVLRRSDCLARVGGDEFAVILEDGQESFSLINVAKKMANVFEQAFVVNQHPVNLTASMGMAVFPESGDSADLLLRRANQAMFDAKKEHGVSYRFFNDRMNRELDMRLELETEFRQALRGDKLDLYYQPKIDVRSGEVVGMEALVRWPHPRLGVLTPAAFIAAAERSSLIIPMGYWVLERACRDLNMLQTMGYDDLVCAVNLSFRQFFDRRLSETVFRIIYNANIDTTKFEFELTESAMMFDRDYTLKCLKELTHLGLHFALDDFGTGYSSFTNLRNLPISTVKIDKSFIENVCTIAEDATLVSGMISLAHSLSMTVVAEGVEKPEQLEFLRQHNCDQAQGYWFARPLPFHEFCDFMQVAGDLRRLRKQ; encoded by the coding sequence ATGAGCGAGCATGTCGGACAATCTCTTATGAATCCGGATCAATCTGGCGTTCGGGCTGTCTCCTGCACTGAAGACAATGTGGATGTGCTGGCGGTGGTGAAGTCGCATTGCGACTTTCTCTGGCTGCAACACCTGACCGCCGCTGAGTCGGATATTCAACTGCACTGGTGCAACAGCATCCCCATGGCCATGGATATATTGCGTAAACGCAAGTTTGATATGGTGCTGTGGGAGGAAAACCAGTTTGACGGCGACAAGGACAGTTTTCTGCGCATTCTTTCCCACCATGCCGACGCCCCGGTGGTGGCGTTGGGCCCCTTCGCCGAGGAGCGGCACGCCCGAGGCCTGATTCTCGCAGGCGCTGCGGATTACCTGTGCAAGTCCTCCCTGAATGCGCCCTTGCTGGTGCGGGCCCTGCGCAGGGCCTGGTATCGCGAGCTGTTCCGTCTGGATTTTGAGATGCGGGAGCAACTGGACAGTCTGACCGGCATCCTGGACCGCGCCCGGTTTTATGATCGCCTGCATCAGGCGATTCTGCGCGCGGAACGGGTCAAGCATCGGGTGGGCCTGATCTTCGTGAATGTGGATGAGTTTCGTACGGTGAATCAGTCCCTGGGGTATCGGGCGGGGGACATTCTGATCAAGATGATGGCGGCGCGCCTGCGGCAGGTGTTGCGGCGCTCGGATTGTCTGGCCAGGGTAGGAGGCGACGAGTTCGCCGTGATCCTTGAGGATGGTCAGGAAAGTTTCAGCCTGATCAATGTAGCCAAGAAAATGGCCAACGTGTTCGAGCAGGCCTTTGTGGTGAATCAGCACCCGGTGAATTTGACCGCTTCCATGGGTATGGCGGTATTCCCGGAGTCCGGCGACAGCGCCGACTTGCTGTTGCGTCGCGCCAATCAGGCGATGTTCGACGCCAAGAAAGAACATGGCGTCAGCTACCGCTTCTTTAATGACCGCATGAACCGGGAACTGGATATGCGTCTGGAGCTGGAAACTGAATTCCGTCAGGCGCTGCGGGGCGATAAGCTGGATCTCTATTATCAGCCCAAGATCGATGTGCGCAGTGGCGAAGTGGTGGGCATGGAAGCGCTGGTGCGTTGGCCTCACCCGCGCCTGGGTGTATTGACCCCGGCGGCCTTTATCGCCGCCGCGGAGCGCAGCAGTCTGATTATTCCCATGGGGTACTGGGTGCTGGAGCGCGCCTGCCGGGATCTCAACATGTTGCAGACCATGGGGTACGACGATCTGGTGTGTGCGGTGAACCTGTCATTTCGCCAGTTCTTCGACCGGCGTTTATCGGAAACAGTCTTTCGCATCATCTATAACGCCAATATCGACACTACCAAGTTCGAGTTTGAGCTGACTGAGTCCGCCATGATGTTTGATCGGGATTACACGCTCAAATGCCTGAAAGAATTGACTCATCTGGGCTTACACTTCGCGCTGGATGACTTCGGAACGGGATATTCCTCGTTTACCAACTTGCGCAACCTGCCTATTTCCACCGTGAAGATAGATAAGTCCTTTATCGAAAACGTCTGCACGATCGCCGAAGACGCCACCCTCGTCAGTGGCATGATCTCGCTGGCGCATAGCCTCTCCATGACCGTTGTCGCTGAAGGCGTAGAGAAGCCTGAGCAGTTGGAATTTCTGCGCCAGCACAATTGCGATCAGGCTCAAGGCTATTGGTTCGCGCGACCACTGCCTTTCCATGAATTCTGCGATTTTATGCAAGTGGCTGGCGACCTGCGCCGCCTGCGCAAGCAGTAA
- a CDS encoding Tex family protein encodes MEKIYRVIAQELNAKTEQVAAAVTLLDEGATVPFISRYRKEVTGGLDDTQMRHLEDRLRYLREMEDRRQTILSSIEEQGKLSDELRAQIIDADTKNRLEDLYLPYKPKRRTKAQIAKEAGLEPLAEQLLADPSLVPETLAEGFIDADKGVADVKAALEGARYILMERFAEDAELIGRLREHLWGQGVLKVAVVEGKEQDGAKFRDYFEHQEPLKGVPSHRALAVFRGRNEGVLSFQIVLPDEPESRLEPHPCENIVAAHWRISDKGRAAAGWLKDVVRWTWRVKLLTQLETDLMGRIRERAEEEAINVFGSNLKDLLLAAPAGAKATMGLDPGLRTGVKVAVIDATGKFVDHATIYPHAPKNQWSQSIAQLAALCAKHKVELVSIGNGTASRETDKLVADLIKQFPQLKLTKIMVNESGASIYSASEYAAKEFPDLDVTIRGAVSIARRLQDPLAELVKIDPKSIGVGQYQHDVSQTQLARTLDAVVEDCVNAVGVDVNTASAPLLARVAGLNQTLAGNIVAYRDAKGAFLNRQQLLKVPRLGDKTYEQAAGFLRIMNGDNPLDASAVHPEAYVVVNKIAEKNARDLRSLVGDTTFLRSLKANDYVDEHFGVPTVKDILAELDKPGRDPRPEFKFAQYQEGVEDIKDLKPGMVLEGAVTNVTNFGAFVDIGVHQDGLVHISALSHKFIKDPREVVKAGDIVKVKVIEVDAARKRIALTMRLDDEVQSGANAGARDAGRQPQKQKRNAGNETAAGGMGSFGALLLKAQKQQPGKKG; translated from the coding sequence ATGGAAAAGATTTATCGCGTTATCGCCCAAGAACTCAACGCCAAAACCGAGCAGGTTGCGGCGGCCGTCACGCTGCTAGATGAAGGGGCCACCGTTCCATTTATCTCCCGCTATCGTAAGGAAGTTACTGGTGGTCTTGATGACACCCAGATGCGTCATCTGGAAGATCGCTTACGCTACCTGCGTGAAATGGAAGATCGGCGGCAGACCATCCTGAGCAGCATTGAGGAACAGGGCAAACTCTCCGACGAGTTGCGCGCGCAAATCATCGATGCGGACACCAAGAACCGCCTGGAGGATTTGTATCTCCCATATAAACCGAAGCGCCGCACCAAGGCGCAGATCGCCAAGGAGGCAGGATTGGAGCCTCTGGCGGAGCAGTTGCTGGCTGATCCTTCTCTGGTTCCTGAAACTCTGGCGGAAGGCTTTATCGATGCGGACAAAGGCGTCGCCGACGTTAAAGCCGCGTTGGAAGGCGCACGTTACATCCTGATGGAGCGCTTTGCGGAAGACGCCGAATTGATCGGTCGCCTGCGTGAACACCTTTGGGGGCAGGGCGTACTGAAAGTGGCCGTCGTAGAGGGCAAAGAACAGGACGGCGCTAAATTCCGCGATTACTTTGAACACCAGGAGCCGCTGAAAGGCGTTCCCTCCCATCGCGCGCTGGCGGTGTTCCGGGGCCGCAATGAAGGCGTTCTGAGCTTTCAGATCGTGCTGCCGGACGAGCCTGAATCGCGACTGGAGCCGCACCCCTGTGAAAACATCGTCGCCGCCCACTGGCGCATCAGTGACAAAGGCCGCGCCGCCGCCGGCTGGTTAAAAGACGTGGTGCGCTGGACTTGGCGCGTCAAGCTGCTGACGCAGCTGGAGACAGACCTGATGGGCAGAATTCGCGAGCGTGCGGAAGAAGAGGCCATCAACGTATTCGGCAGTAACCTCAAGGATCTGCTGCTGGCGGCGCCGGCGGGCGCCAAGGCCACCATGGGGTTGGACCCCGGTCTGCGAACAGGCGTTAAAGTGGCGGTGATCGACGCCACCGGTAAGTTTGTTGATCACGCGACCATATATCCTCATGCGCCGAAAAATCAGTGGTCGCAATCCATCGCGCAACTGGCGGCCCTGTGCGCCAAGCACAAAGTGGAACTGGTCAGTATCGGCAATGGCACGGCTTCCAGAGAAACCGACAAGCTGGTTGCTGACTTGATCAAGCAGTTCCCGCAACTGAAGCTGACCAAAATTATGGTCAATGAGTCCGGCGCTTCGATTTATTCCGCCTCCGAATACGCCGCGAAAGAATTCCCCGATTTGGACGTTACCATCCGTGGCGCGGTGTCGATCGCGCGCCGCTTGCAGGACCCGCTGGCCGAACTGGTGAAAATCGATCCAAAATCCATTGGCGTGGGCCAATATCAGCATGACGTCAGCCAGACGCAGCTGGCGCGGACGCTGGATGCGGTGGTGGAGGACTGTGTTAACGCGGTGGGCGTGGACGTGAATACCGCTTCTGCGCCGCTGTTGGCGCGAGTGGCGGGTCTGAATCAGACCCTGGCGGGCAATATTGTGGCCTATCGCGACGCCAAGGGCGCGTTTCTGAATCGCCAGCAACTGCTGAAAGTGCCCCGTTTGGGAGACAAGACCTACGAGCAGGCAGCCGGTTTTCTGCGCATCATGAACGGCGACAACCCGCTGGACGCCTCGGCGGTGCACCCGGAAGCCTATGTGGTGGTAAATAAAATCGCAGAAAAAAACGCCCGGGACTTGCGATCCCTGGTTGGCGACACCACATTCTTACGCAGCCTGAAAGCGAATGACTATGTGGATGAACATTTTGGCGTTCCCACTGTCAAAGATATTCTGGCCGAGCTGGATAAGCCGGGGCGCGATCCGCGCCCTGAATTCAAGTTCGCGCAATACCAGGAAGGCGTTGAAGACATTAAGGACCTTAAGCCCGGTATGGTGCTGGAAGGCGCTGTCACCAACGTGACCAATTTCGGCGCTTTTGTGGATATCGGCGTGCATCAGGATGGCCTGGTGCATATCTCCGCACTGTCGCACAAGTTTATCAAAGACCCCAGGGAAGTGGTCAAAGCGGGCGACATAGTGAAGGTGAAGGTGATTGAAGTGGACGCGGCGCGTAAGCGTATCGCTTTAACCATGCGTCTGGACGACGAAGTGCAAAGCGGCGCCAACGCAGGCGCTCGCGACGCCGGAAGGCAGCCTCAAAAACAAAAGAGGAATGCCGGTAACGAAACCGCTGCCGGAGGCATGGGCTCGTTTGGCGCCTTGTTGTTGAAAGCGCAGAAGCAGCAACCAGGAAAGAAAGGCTAG
- a CDS encoding flagellar basal body-associated FliL family protein, with protein sequence MVFKHAFLRDFRLLALLAIIALATASGAYAEGQDDLVQYIDLKPSFVLNYDGPSSKLKFAKIDVSVRVNTRTAATAVEHHMPALRNLLVLMFSRQTEKVMGSNDGREQLRAEALQALQDFLQEESGGKMAEDLLFTNFVVQR encoded by the coding sequence ATGGTATTTAAGCACGCGTTTCTGCGCGATTTCCGTCTGCTTGCTCTGCTGGCGATCATCGCCCTGGCGACGGCGTCCGGCGCGTACGCGGAAGGTCAGGATGACCTGGTGCAATATATCGATCTGAAGCCGTCGTTCGTGCTTAATTACGACGGTCCCAGCAGTAAACTCAAGTTCGCGAAAATAGACGTGTCCGTACGGGTTAACACTCGCACAGCGGCAACGGCGGTGGAACACCATATGCCAGCGCTACGCAACCTGCTGGTGTTGATGTTCAGTCGTCAAACGGAAAAGGTGATGGGCTCGAATGATGGCCGGGAACAGTTGCGAGCCGAAGCGTTACAGGCGCTGCAAGATTTCCTGCAGGAAGAGTCCGGAGGCAAAATGGCGGAGGATCTGCTGTTCACCAACTTCGTAGTGCAACGCTGA
- a CDS encoding WD40 repeat domain-containing protein, with the protein MRAPRTYLWKSLSLILSVCLLLSGCGGKGPESSLKVAQQGLLSAGLSADAGYALIGSVQHGGSLWVLGKNERLYNWNHKSGEFSTIRAVAMADDAKLAITAVDADLVVWNVSDGHSLNFWRAPDKVSNIAIGPNDKYALLGMRSNQAVYFDLQKGQSRYEFPHKAEVTSVDISGDNRWAITGSDDQSARLWRLDTGALVHTFSHSNQVKTVALSNDGALAFSAAQREDAVIWDAISGDAKAKLSYRYENFTSARFSADGRRLLLGTFRGDIYLVDAVNGNEIGYWSAKARRIWGPASSGAVLDMAFAANGEVIAITSDGMLERFKL; encoded by the coding sequence ATGCGCGCCCCTAGGACTTACCTGTGGAAATCCCTGTCGCTGATTTTATCAGTCTGTTTGCTGCTTTCCGGCTGTGGCGGCAAAGGGCCTGAAAGTTCATTGAAGGTGGCGCAACAAGGGCTGCTCAGCGCGGGGCTCTCGGCTGACGCAGGCTATGCGTTGATCGGTTCGGTTCAGCATGGCGGCAGTTTGTGGGTGCTGGGCAAGAATGAACGGCTCTACAACTGGAATCATAAATCGGGAGAGTTCAGCACCATCCGTGCGGTGGCGATGGCGGACGACGCCAAGCTGGCCATTACTGCTGTGGATGCGGATCTGGTGGTTTGGAATGTGTCGGATGGTCACTCGCTCAACTTCTGGCGGGCGCCGGATAAAGTCTCCAACATCGCCATTGGCCCGAACGATAAATACGCGTTACTTGGCATGCGCAGTAACCAGGCGGTGTATTTTGACCTGCAAAAAGGCCAGTCCCGCTATGAGTTTCCTCACAAAGCGGAAGTGACGTCGGTGGATATTTCCGGTGATAACCGCTGGGCGATAACAGGGTCGGATGACCAGAGCGCGCGTTTGTGGCGATTGGACACGGGCGCATTGGTGCATACCTTTTCTCACTCCAACCAAGTAAAGACCGTCGCGCTTTCCAACGACGGCGCTTTGGCGTTCTCCGCGGCGCAGAGAGAGGACGCCGTTATCTGGGACGCCATCAGCGGCGACGCCAAAGCCAAGCTGTCCTATCGCTATGAGAACTTCACCAGCGCTCGATTTTCTGCGGACGGGCGTCGCTTGTTGCTAGGAACCTTCCGTGGAGATATCTACCTCGTAGACGCTGTGAATGGCAATGAAATCGGATACTGGTCCGCCAAGGCAAGGCGGATATGGGGCCCCGCAAGCAGCGGGGCGGTGTTGGACATGGCGTTCGCCGCTAATGGAGAGGTGATCGCCATAACGTCCGACGGCATGCTGGAGCGGTTTAAGCTCTAA
- the gshA gene encoding glutamate--cysteine ligase, translating to MSEKLAARLEKLRRRHPQALADIYRGIEKEGLRVDSKGFIAQSDHPQALGSALTHPSITTDYSEALLELITPVTREVDELLTSLQEIHQFVHANLPEGESLWAGSMPSLLDGDESIRIAEYGESNLGKIKHVYRRGLAYRYGRIMQSIAGVHFNFSLGDDFWRAYQEVLAQSAPLQEFKSESYFSLIRNFRRWSWLLMYLFGASPALDRSFLSGRDHKLDQFGTDTLGLPHATSLRMSDLGYQNNAQSSLKICFNHLNTYVKTLYDATHTPFPRYEAIGLQRDGEYIQLNANLLQIENEYYNTIRPKRVAQSGEKPIQALKRRGIEYIEVRCLDLDPFSPIGVSESQIRFLDAFLLTCLLSDSAKIVDEECSIIEENFLTTVSRGRDTDVELVRLQQNDYIQGGLQEWALRILEQVELCARELDAIKGGDSYAAAIRDARAKVNDPSLTPSARTYAAVSNGQSYVDWTLAMSQAHHQTLTANPLTPERMQHYVRAGEQSWADERALREADNLPFDAYLKQYLTYV from the coding sequence ATGAGTGAGAAGTTAGCGGCGCGACTGGAAAAGTTGAGACGTCGTCACCCCCAAGCGCTGGCGGATATCTATCGCGGTATAGAAAAGGAAGGTCTGCGCGTCGACAGCAAGGGTTTCATCGCCCAGTCCGACCATCCGCAGGCGTTGGGCTCCGCGTTGACCCACCCGAGTATCACCACGGATTATTCCGAAGCGTTGCTGGAGTTGATCACTCCAGTGACCCGCGAGGTGGATGAACTGCTGACCTCTCTGCAGGAAATACATCAGTTCGTACATGCTAATCTGCCTGAAGGCGAATCCTTGTGGGCGGGCAGTATGCCCAGCCTTCTGGATGGGGATGAAAGCATCCGTATTGCGGAATACGGCGAATCCAATCTGGGCAAGATCAAGCACGTCTACCGACGTGGACTGGCCTATCGCTACGGCCGCATTATGCAGAGCATCGCCGGCGTGCATTTCAATTTCTCTCTGGGAGATGATTTCTGGCGCGCTTACCAAGAGGTGTTAGCGCAAAGCGCACCGCTGCAGGAGTTCAAATCAGAGAGCTATTTCTCATTGATTCGCAATTTCCGCCGCTGGTCCTGGCTGTTAATGTACCTGTTCGGAGCCTCTCCGGCGTTGGACCGCAGTTTCCTGAGCGGCCGCGATCATAAGCTCGATCAATTCGGAACGGATACCTTGGGTTTGCCTCATGCGACCTCTTTGCGGATGAGCGATCTGGGGTATCAGAATAATGCGCAGTCGTCGCTGAAGATCTGTTTTAATCACCTCAACACTTACGTCAAAACCCTGTATGACGCCACCCACACGCCGTTCCCCCGTTACGAGGCGATTGGCTTGCAGCGGGATGGCGAATACATTCAGCTTAACGCCAACCTGTTACAGATCGAGAACGAGTATTACAACACTATCCGGCCCAAGCGCGTGGCTCAGAGCGGTGAGAAACCGATTCAAGCGCTCAAGCGTCGCGGGATCGAATATATAGAAGTGCGCTGTCTTGATCTGGACCCGTTCTCGCCTATCGGCGTGAGCGAGTCGCAAATCCGCTTCCTGGACGCTTTCCTGTTAACCTGTCTGCTATCTGACAGCGCCAAGATCGTGGATGAAGAGTGCTCGATCATTGAAGAAAACTTCCTGACCACGGTTTCCCGTGGGCGCGACACGGACGTTGAACTGGTGCGTTTGCAGCAGAATGATTACATTCAGGGCGGCCTCCAGGAATGGGCGTTGCGTATTCTGGAGCAGGTTGAGTTATGCGCCAGAGAGCTGGACGCCATCAAAGGCGGCGATAGCTACGCCGCGGCCATACGGGACGCCAGGGCGAAAGTGAATGACCCCAGCCTGACGCCATCTGCGCGTACTTATGCGGCGGTATCCAACGGTCAGAGCTACGTTGACTGGACCTTGGCGATGTCGCAGGCGCATCATCAGACATTGACTGCAAATCCGTTGACTCCAGAGCGTATGCAGCACTATGTTCGCGCTGGCGAGCAATCCTGGGCTGATGAAAGAGCGCTGCGGGAAGCGGACAATCTGCCTTTCGACGCCTATTTGAAACAGTATCTGACGTACGTCTAA
- the rmf gene encoding ribosome modulation factor, translating to MAADLSLNWNLETLNKAYQQGYMAGVLGMERVKCPYRGEVVIAAWEAGWEDGAQAGDKKGKARTA from the coding sequence ATGGCCGCAGATCTATCTCTGAATTGGAATCTGGAAACGCTTAACAAGGCTTATCAGCAAGGATACATGGCGGGCGTCCTGGGTATGGAGCGGGTGAAATGTCCGTACCGTGGCGAAGTCGTTATCGCAGCCTGGGAAGCGGGCTGGGAGGACGGCGCCCAAGCCGGCGATAAGAAAGGGAAGGCGAGAACGGCCTGA
- the rsd gene encoding sigma D regulator: MLENCQNAKERWGGVSEIIDRWLKERQDLIVRYCDLVGKSKFDDVESAVKNFKTFCQVLLDYVSAGHFEVYEQLIEEAREFNDGGMELVKELFPKIQSTTEAALDYNDRFDKTPEELSELNALLPELSKLGERLEERFELEDMLIEKLHNAHADQVA, from the coding sequence ATGCTGGAAAATTGCCAAAACGCCAAAGAGCGATGGGGTGGCGTCAGTGAAATAATCGACCGCTGGCTTAAGGAAAGGCAAGACCTGATCGTGCGTTACTGCGATCTGGTCGGCAAGAGCAAGTTTGACGATGTGGAATCGGCGGTTAAAAACTTTAAGACGTTCTGTCAGGTGCTGTTGGATTATGTTTCCGCAGGCCACTTTGAGGTGTACGAGCAATTAATCGAAGAAGCCCGCGAGTTTAACGACGGCGGTATGGAGCTGGTGAAGGAGCTGTTTCCAAAGATTCAGTCCACCACTGAAGCGGCGCTGGACTATAACGACCGGTTTGATAAAACGCCGGAAGAATTGTCGGAGTTGAATGCGCTGTTGCCTGAGCTATCCAAACTGGGCGAACGCCTCGAAGAGCGCTTCGAACTGGAAGATATGCTGATCGAAAAGCTGCATAACGCGCACGCTGATCAAGTCGCCTGA